In Cyprinus carpio isolate SPL01 chromosome A14, ASM1834038v1, whole genome shotgun sequence, a single window of DNA contains:
- the LOC109103085 gene encoding tetratricopeptide repeat protein 9C-like isoform X2, whose amino-acid sequence MDEKVFDPTAGDDGAEAGASSCLGATGGSSGSRLESQLQEAIRLKTEGNAFYREKNVRTAIGRYHRALLVLRGLDSEVNSALQGFVAPVPKLNQEQEDLLRSTQVDCYNNLAACLLQRQVVDYARVLEYSLKVLRWRSGDIKALYRAGVASLQLGDAQTARHYLIQASRGKPNDPDVKKQLQRVEERLSQDYQKEKALYKGMFSKQKQAEDQLAEEKTQKLVQTDKYMTQQEHASLN is encoded by the exons ATGGAcgaaaag GTTTTCGATCCTACTGCAGGGGATGATGGGGCAGAGGCCGGTGCATCGTCATGTTTGGGAGCCACTGGAGGATCATCTGGTTCCCGTTTGGAGTCGCAGCTCCAGGAGGCCATTCGGTTAAAGACGGAGGGGAACGCATTCTACCGGGAGAAAAATGTGCGCACTGCCATCGGACGTTATCATCGTGCTTTGCTCGTTCTCCGTGGCCTGGACTCTGAGGTGAACTCTGCACTGCAAGGGTTTGTTGCTCCGGTGCCTAAACTGAACCAGGAGCAGGAAGACCTGCTGAGGAGCACTCAAGTAGACTGCTATAACAATTTAGCAG CATGTTTGCTACAGCGACAGGTGGTGGACTATGCCCGTGTGTTAGAGTACAGTCTGAAAGTGCTCAGGTGGAGGTCAGGTGACATTAAGGCCCTCTACAGAGCTGGAGTGGCCTCATTACAACTGGGTGATGCTCAGACTGCTCGACATTACCTCATACAGGCCAGCAGGGGGAAACCTAACG ATCCTGATGTAAAGAAACAGCTGCAGCGAGTAGAGGAGAGACTCAGCCAAGACTACCAGAAAGAGAAGGCACTGTATAAAGGCATGTTCAGCAAGCAGAAACAGGCTGAGGACCAGTTAGCAGAGGAGAAGACCCAGAAATTGGTCCAAACGGACAAATACATGACTCAGCAGGAACATGCATCATTAAATTAA
- the LOC109103085 gene encoding tetratricopeptide repeat protein 9C-like isoform X1, with protein MKTSGSHNLVSDTYKVFDPTAGDDGAEAGASSCLGATGGSSGSRLESQLQEAIRLKTEGNAFYREKNVRTAIGRYHRALLVLRGLDSEVNSALQGFVAPVPKLNQEQEDLLRSTQVDCYNNLAACLLQRQVVDYARVLEYSLKVLRWRSGDIKALYRAGVASLQLGDAQTARHYLIQASRGKPNDPDVKKQLQRVEERLSQDYQKEKALYKGMFSKQKQAEDQLAEEKTQKLVQTDKYMTQQEHASLN; from the exons ATGAAAACCAGTGGATCACACAATTTAGTTTCTGATACATATAAG GTTTTCGATCCTACTGCAGGGGATGATGGGGCAGAGGCCGGTGCATCGTCATGTTTGGGAGCCACTGGAGGATCATCTGGTTCCCGTTTGGAGTCGCAGCTCCAGGAGGCCATTCGGTTAAAGACGGAGGGGAACGCATTCTACCGGGAGAAAAATGTGCGCACTGCCATCGGACGTTATCATCGTGCTTTGCTCGTTCTCCGTGGCCTGGACTCTGAGGTGAACTCTGCACTGCAAGGGTTTGTTGCTCCGGTGCCTAAACTGAACCAGGAGCAGGAAGACCTGCTGAGGAGCACTCAAGTAGACTGCTATAACAATTTAGCAG CATGTTTGCTACAGCGACAGGTGGTGGACTATGCCCGTGTGTTAGAGTACAGTCTGAAAGTGCTCAGGTGGAGGTCAGGTGACATTAAGGCCCTCTACAGAGCTGGAGTGGCCTCATTACAACTGGGTGATGCTCAGACTGCTCGACATTACCTCATACAGGCCAGCAGGGGGAAACCTAACG ATCCTGATGTAAAGAAACAGCTGCAGCGAGTAGAGGAGAGACTCAGCCAAGACTACCAGAAAGAGAAGGCACTGTATAAAGGCATGTTCAGCAAGCAGAAACAGGCTGAGGACCAGTTAGCAGAGGAGAAGACCCAGAAATTGGTCCAAACGGACAAATACATGACTCAGCAGGAACATGCATCATTAAATTAA
- the LOC109103084 gene encoding transmembrane protein 179-like has product MELDRRLLLAHCAAHTLSVIAGLLVVVPLALNGSAFKGRCALFSQGFWRTENLTVGQEESRSFTHLVVQQWGPLAACQFATFVGVFTVLYGAVQGWRSLFYLHRRHDDTLFSAFLTLLLSLCVLFLSGGASVTLTLGLVSWCNTVTDHNTRSYSCAESQSVPLYLDVETSSFYSELNCAQISLWCVTALWLAHSILSFLRLYHSHSQQISGPCLSREKELLLGQTQVECPIHHPHPHSHPSHTPSVFI; this is encoded by the exons ATGGAGCTGGATCGGCGGCTGCTGCTGGCTCACTGCGCCGCACACACCCTCTCCGTGATCGCGGGGCTCCTGGTGGTCGTGCCGCTCGCTTTAAACGGATCCGCTTTCAAGGGAAGGTGCGCGCTGTTTAGTCAAGGGTTCTGGAGGACGGAGAACCTCACGGTGGGCCAGGAAGAGTCCAGATCGTTCACTCATTTGGTGGTTCAACAATGGGGTCCATTAGCGGCGTGCCAGTTCGCCACATTTGTCGGTGTGTTCACCGTGCTGTACGGCGCTGTTCAGGGCTGGAGGagcctgttctacctccaccggCGGCATGACGA CACGCTGTTCTCTGCCTTCCTCACGCTGCTGTTGAGTCTGTGTGTGCTCTTTCTCTCTGGAGGGGCCAGTGTTACTCTCACCCTGGGCCTGGTGTCCTGGTGCAACACTGTTACAGACCACAACACCAGATCCTACAG TTGTGCTGAGTCTCAGTCTGTTCCTCTTTATCTGGACGTCGAGACATCCTCTTTCTACTCTGAGCTCAATTGTGCGCAG ATCTCTCTGTGGTGTGTAACAGCTCTGTGGTTGGCTCACTCTATTCTGTCCTTCCTGAGGCTCTATCATTCTCACAGTCAGCAGATCAGCGGACCGTGTTTATCCAGAGAGAAGGAACTCCTCCTTGGCCAAACTCAAGTGGAGTGTCCCATTCATCACCCGCATCCACACTCGCACCCTTCACACACTCCCagtgtttttatttag
- the LOC109103102 gene encoding sideroflexin-5-like isoform X2, translated as MPFRMSGYVPFGTPIVVGLLLPNQTLASTVFWQWLNQSHNACVNYANRNATKPTPTSKFIQGYVGAVTSAVSIAVGLNVLIEKSSKFSPATRLFIQRFIPFPAVASANICNVALMRHNELSEGIDVLDSKGNVVGSSRIAAKHALIETALTRVALPLPIFVLPPIIMAFLEKLPLMQAHRRMMLPVHSLVCLAVFGLSLPLAISLFPQMSEIEASHLEPEIAMATDCKVLTYNKGL; from the exons ATGCCTTTCCGCATGTCAG GCTATGTGCCATTTGGAACGCCAATC GTTGTTGGTCTTCTCCTTCCAAACCAGACTTTGGCCTCTACAGTGTTCTGGCAG TGGCTTAACCAGAGTCACAACGCTTGTGTGAACTACGCCAACCGCAACGCCACAAAG CCAACACCAACCTCAAAGTTTATTCAGGGATATGTGGGTGCCGTCACCAGTGCCGTTTCTATTGCA GTGGGACTGAATGTACTTATTGAGAAATCCAGCAAATTTAGCCCTGCCACCAGACTGTTCATACAGAGGTTTATCCCCTTCCCTGCTGTAG CCAGTGCGAACATCTGTAACGTGGCTCTAATGAGACACAATGAGCTGTCTGAGGGAATAGATGTGCTAGACAGCAAAGGGAATGTAGTGGGATCCTCACGGATAGCTGCCAAACAT gcACTGATAGAAACAGCACTAACTCGAGTAGCGCTACCACTGCCAATCTTTGTCCTTCCACCAATCATAATGGCCTTCTTGGAAAA GCTTCCTCTGATGCAGGCCCATCGCAGAATGATGCTGCCTGTGCACAGTTTAGTGTGTCTGGCCGTCTTTGGTCTGTCCTTGCCGCTGGCTATCAGTCTCTTCCCACAGATGTCAGAG ATCGAGGCATCTCACCTTGAGCCGGAAATTGCCATGGCAACGGATTGCAAGGTGCTGACTTACAATAAGGGACtgtga
- the LOC109103102 gene encoding sideroflexin-5-like isoform X1 → MAESASRPVFQLGKPRYEQSTFLGRLRHFIDIIDPSTLFVTESRLRECIKLLDDFKQGNLPPGITDHQLWEAQKVKQAIIHPDTGEKIFMPFRMSGYVPFGTPIVVGLLLPNQTLASTVFWQWLNQSHNACVNYANRNATKPTPTSKFIQGYVGAVTSAVSIAVGLNVLIEKSSKFSPATRLFIQRFIPFPAVASANICNVALMRHNELSEGIDVLDSKGNVVGSSRIAAKHALIETALTRVALPLPIFVLPPIIMAFLEKLPLMQAHRRMMLPVHSLVCLAVFGLSLPLAISLFPQMSEIEASHLEPEIAMATDCKVLTYNKGL, encoded by the exons ATGGCGGAATCTGCGTCTCGTCCGGTGTTTCAGCTCGGAAAACCGCGTTACGAGCAG AGCACATTTCTTGGCAGGTTGAGACATTTCATTGATATCATCGATCCTTCCACTTTGTTTGTGACAGAG agtCGTTTAAGAGAATGTATCAAACTCCTGGATGATTTCAAGCAAGGGAATCTTCCTCCAGGAATTACAGATCACCAG ctGTGGGAGGCTCAGAAGGTGAAGCAG GCCATCATTCACCCCGACACCGGAGAAAAAATCTTCATGCCTTTCCGCATGTCAG GCTATGTGCCATTTGGAACGCCAATC GTTGTTGGTCTTCTCCTTCCAAACCAGACTTTGGCCTCTACAGTGTTCTGGCAG TGGCTTAACCAGAGTCACAACGCTTGTGTGAACTACGCCAACCGCAACGCCACAAAG CCAACACCAACCTCAAAGTTTATTCAGGGATATGTGGGTGCCGTCACCAGTGCCGTTTCTATTGCA GTGGGACTGAATGTACTTATTGAGAAATCCAGCAAATTTAGCCCTGCCACCAGACTGTTCATACAGAGGTTTATCCCCTTCCCTGCTGTAG CCAGTGCGAACATCTGTAACGTGGCTCTAATGAGACACAATGAGCTGTCTGAGGGAATAGATGTGCTAGACAGCAAAGGGAATGTAGTGGGATCCTCACGGATAGCTGCCAAACAT gcACTGATAGAAACAGCACTAACTCGAGTAGCGCTACCACTGCCAATCTTTGTCCTTCCACCAATCATAATGGCCTTCTTGGAAAA GCTTCCTCTGATGCAGGCCCATCGCAGAATGATGCTGCCTGTGCACAGTTTAGTGTGTCTGGCCGTCTTTGGTCTGTCCTTGCCGCTGGCTATCAGTCTCTTCCCACAGATGTCAGAG ATCGAGGCATCTCACCTTGAGCCGGAAATTGCCATGGCAACGGATTGCAAGGTGCTGACTTACAATAAGGGACtgtga